Proteins encoded in a region of the Flavobacterium sp. PMTSA4 genome:
- a CDS encoding cbb3-type cytochrome c oxidase subunit I produces the protein MKTNRYPFYFISAGLISLLLTLFFGLLSGFQYIIPDFIKEILPFNAVRPLHTLFAVSWVILTATGGIYYYLEQKNQNYKLVSVHFWLFILTGIGIVVSYLSRNFAGKEYLEFPSYFYFPIVSGWILFGITYFKNVFSSFKNLPVYYWMWATGIVLMIYHFTEAHLWLLPYFRNHFVQNVAMQWKAGGSYVGSWNMLIYGTSLYVMTKTSSNDSYAKSGKAFFFYFLGLTNLMFGWAHHIYIVPTAAWLRYFAYIISMTEWIVLFSIIYDWRKKLSQEKKIEYILVYRFTVLADFWIFLNIILALLISIPSINLFTHGTHITVAHSMGTTIGINTLILLSSIAYILELNKSITLNSTKKIQIGIKIFNSSFVLFWICLLIMGMKKMHWTFFNQTVSFSTFQDSIHWFYLLFVLFGLGIIIGLYYIIFELLKSIKKTL, from the coding sequence ATGAAAACTAACCGTTATCCTTTTTACTTTATTTCTGCCGGATTAATTTCGCTGTTGCTGACGTTATTTTTTGGCTTGCTTTCCGGATTTCAATACATCATTCCTGATTTTATCAAGGAAATTCTGCCGTTTAATGCGGTTCGTCCGTTGCATACTTTGTTTGCCGTTTCATGGGTAATTCTTACCGCTACAGGCGGAATTTATTATTATTTGGAGCAAAAAAATCAAAACTATAAGTTGGTTTCCGTTCATTTTTGGCTTTTTATACTAACCGGAATCGGGATTGTAGTTTCTTATTTATCGAGAAATTTTGCCGGAAAAGAATATCTGGAATTTCCGTCTTATTTTTATTTTCCTATTGTTTCGGGTTGGATTTTATTTGGAATTACTTATTTCAAAAATGTATTTTCTTCTTTCAAAAATCTTCCGGTTTACTACTGGATGTGGGCAACTGGAATTGTGCTGATGATTTATCATTTTACCGAAGCTCATTTATGGCTGTTGCCTTATTTTAGAAATCATTTTGTACAAAATGTCGCTATGCAATGGAAAGCCGGCGGTTCGTATGTCGGTTCGTGGAACATGCTGATTTATGGAACTTCGCTTTATGTCATGACAAAAACGAGCAGCAATGACAGCTATGCCAAATCAGGAAAAGCGTTTTTCTTTTACTTTTTGGGTTTGACCAATTTAATGTTTGGTTGGGCGCATCATATTTATATTGTTCCAACGGCGGCTTGGCTGCGTTATTTTGCCTACATTATCAGCATGACCGAATGGATTGTGCTTTTTTCGATTATTTATGATTGGAGAAAAAAATTATCTCAGGAGAAAAAAATCGAATACATTTTGGTGTATCGATTTACCGTTTTGGCTGATTTCTGGATATTCCTGAATATCATTCTGGCGTTGCTGATTTCTATTCCTTCTATCAATTTATTTACACACGGAACGCATATAACCGTTGCGCATTCAATGGGAACAACTATTGGAATTAATACGTTAATATTGCTTTCTTCCATTGCTTATATTTTGGAACTGAACAAAAGCATTACTTTGAATTCAACAAAAAAAATCCAAATCGGAATTAAAATTTTCAATAGTTCTTTTGTGCTTTTCTGGATTTGCCTGTTGATTATGGGAATGAAAAAAATGCATTGGACATTTTTTAATCAAACGGTTTCTTTTTCTACATTTCAGGATTCAATTCATTGGTTCTACCTGCTTTTTGTATTGTTTGGTTTGGGAATTATTATCGGACTTTATTACATCATTTTCGAATTACTGAAAAGCATTAAAAAAACCTTATGA
- the nrdD gene encoding anaerobic ribonucleoside-triphosphate reductase: MKTKTNELLEQHQQSRTKCLVYTRVMGYYRPVESFNIGKKGEHKQRIHFKEC; the protein is encoded by the coding sequence ATGAAAACAAAAACTAACGAATTGCTGGAACAGCATCAGCAATCAAGAACCAAATGTTTGGTTTATACACGAGTTATGGGATATTATCGTCCTGTAGAAAGTTTTAACATCGGAAAAAAAGGTGAACATAAACAACGAATTCATTTCAAAGAATGTTAG
- a CDS encoding anaerobic ribonucleoside-triphosphate reductase activating protein, with protein sequence MAKPVSNITPFTLLDYPDKSACILWYSGCNMRCLYCYNPEIVFGKGKLSFPEMISFLETRKGLLDAVVFSGGECLIHKNIVEQIRTVKEMGFLVKVDTNGSSPKVLLELLGQNLLDYVAIDFKSPIAKAREITKKVFYDEFISCLKLLMVSNISFEVRTTYHSSLLNEVDIQTMISVLESHNYQGNFYIQHFRNDTETIGNLRHSLKNLNPIILNTKKIKVHLR encoded by the coding sequence ATGGCTAAACCTGTCAGCAATATAACACCGTTTACATTACTAGATTATCCAGATAAAAGTGCTTGTATTCTTTGGTATTCGGGTTGTAATATGCGGTGTTTGTATTGCTACAATCCTGAAATTGTTTTTGGGAAAGGAAAACTTTCTTTTCCCGAAATGATTTCTTTTCTCGAAACCCGAAAAGGATTGCTCGACGCCGTTGTTTTTAGCGGTGGCGAATGTTTAATTCATAAGAACATTGTAGAGCAAATCCGAACGGTGAAAGAAATGGGATTTTTGGTAAAAGTAGATACCAATGGTTCCAGCCCAAAAGTTTTATTGGAACTTTTGGGACAAAATCTGCTAGATTATGTAGCTATTGATTTTAAAAGTCCAATAGCAAAAGCTCGGGAAATAACGAAAAAAGTGTTCTACGATGAGTTTATTTCTTGTCTAAAATTGCTTATGGTTTCGAACATATCATTTGAAGTAAGAACTACGTATCACTCAAGTTTACTTAATGAAGTAGATATACAAACAATGATTTCTGTATTGGAAAGCCATAATTACCAAGGCAATTTTTACATACAACATTTTAGGAATGATACAGAAACCATAGGAAATCTGCGTCATTCTTTAAAAAATCTTAATCCAATAATTCTGAATACAAAGAAGATAAAAGTTCATCTTAGATGA
- a CDS encoding pyridoxal phosphate-dependent decarboxylase family protein, which yields MNNWKKLTSEERITRIQKALEENVNFMKDISLGYPASKLDSKVFNDDAPFLKDAPVLMTYLSNPNHIGCHTTGTSEVAFKGTQEIEKEVLGILAVDIFNVAENQFDGYIATGGTEANIQALWVYRNFFINTYNAKLSEIMIIASEDTHYSIAKGANLLSIEWMKVPVDFENRTILENEFETLLQKAITENKKYFIVVANMGTTMFGSVDNPDSYTNFLDKYNLAYKLHIDAAYGGFVYPFIAPKSNLDFKNKNVSSITIDAHKMLQAPYGSGIFLCRKNLIENVLTKEAEYVEGMDLTLCGSRSGANAVATWMILTTYGENGWFEKVKILQMRTDWICKQLDSLSIKYFREPYMNIVTIKAEHISADIAHKYDLVPQKHNVDNEWYKIVLMEHVEVDSLNHLIDDLKKNCVI from the coding sequence ATGAATAATTGGAAAAAATTAACTTCTGAAGAACGAATAACAAGAATACAAAAAGCACTAGAAGAGAATGTTAACTTCATGAAAGACATTTCATTAGGCTATCCTGCTTCAAAATTAGATAGTAAAGTTTTTAACGATGATGCTCCTTTTTTAAAAGACGCACCAGTATTAATGACTTATCTTTCTAATCCAAACCATATTGGTTGTCATACCACAGGAACTTCGGAAGTTGCGTTTAAAGGAACACAAGAAATCGAAAAAGAAGTATTAGGAATACTGGCAGTTGACATTTTTAATGTAGCCGAAAACCAGTTTGACGGTTATATTGCTACAGGCGGAACCGAAGCGAACATTCAGGCTTTGTGGGTTTACAGAAATTTTTTCATAAACACATACAATGCAAAATTATCTGAAATTATGATTATCGCTTCAGAAGACACTCATTATTCTATTGCAAAAGGAGCAAATTTATTATCTATTGAGTGGATGAAAGTTCCTGTGGATTTTGAAAACCGAACGATTCTCGAAAACGAATTTGAAACATTACTCCAAAAAGCTATTACTGAAAACAAAAAATATTTTATTGTAGTGGCAAATATGGGTACGACCATGTTTGGTTCAGTCGATAATCCTGATAGTTATACAAATTTTTTAGACAAATATAATTTAGCATACAAACTCCATATTGATGCGGCTTATGGTGGCTTTGTTTATCCATTTATTGCACCAAAAAGTAACTTAGATTTTAAAAATAAAAATGTTTCTTCTATTACTATTGATGCTCATAAAATGCTACAAGCTCCTTATGGTTCCGGAATATTTTTATGCAGAAAAAATCTAATTGAAAATGTATTGACCAAAGAAGCAGAATATGTTGAAGGCATGGATTTAACCTTATGCGGCAGCAGATCAGGTGCAAATGCTGTTGCTACCTGGATGATACTTACAACTTATGGCGAAAATGGCTGGTTTGAAAAAGTAAAAATTCTTCAAATGAGAACGGACTGGATTTGCAAGCAATTAGATTCTCTTTCTATTAAATATTTCCGAGAACCTTATATGAATATTGTGACCATAAAAGCTGAACATATTTCTGCAGATATTGCACATAAATATGATTTAGTGCCTCAAAAACACAATGTCGATAACGAATGGTATAAAATCGTTTTGATGGAACATGTAGAAGTTGACAGCTTAAATCATTTAATAGACGATTTAAAGAAAAATTGTGTCATCTAA
- a CDS encoding ribonucleoside triphosphate reductase, whose product MEKYVIKRNGDYKPFETFKIKDAIIRSFDSVTVPFDERVFENVIEAIDKKETWAVEEIQDIIEKTLFENEYFTVMRSFMLYRHTRKLQREHIQGLNDDTTYVDSTQTIEEYISQTDWRINANANTSYSNAGLVNNVAGKIIANYWLDKVYSKEEGYAHRNGDVHIHDLDCLTGYCAGWSLRVLLNDGFNGVRGRVESKAPSHFREALGQMANFLGILQSEWAGAQAFSSFDTYLAPYVFKDNLSFDEVLKAVRSFVYNLNVPARWGQSPFTNITLDWIVPADLKEQIPTKNDHHLFEKITNESVFIRAKERGVTSLTEMRYEHFQPEMNLINKAYYTVMTEGDANGQPFTFPIPTVNITEDFDWNGENTELLFENTAKIGSSYFQNFIGSQYILDENGNKVENPNAYKPNAVRSMCCRLQLDLRELLKRGNGLFGSAEMTGSIGVVTINMARLGYLYEGNKEELFRRLDYLMELSKSTLEKKRKFIQEMYDRGLYPYTKRYLPHFRNHFSTIGVNGMNEMIRNFTEDKEDITTTFGHEFSMEILEHIRNRMKEFQEETGNLYNLEATPAEGTTYRFAKEDKKRYPNILQAGMEENVYYTNSSQIPVDFTQDPFEALLMQDNLQCQYTGGTVLHLYMNERISSSEACKNFVKTVLSKFKLPYITVTPVFSVCPVHGYLNGEHEFCPKCDENLLEQLNNDTYENKN is encoded by the coding sequence ATGGAAAAATATGTTATCAAGAGAAACGGCGATTATAAACCTTTTGAAACCTTTAAAATAAAGGATGCGATTATTAGGAGTTTTGATAGTGTAACCGTTCCGTTTGATGAGCGTGTTTTTGAGAATGTCATCGAAGCCATTGACAAAAAAGAAACTTGGGCTGTTGAAGAAATTCAGGATATTATAGAGAAAACGCTCTTTGAAAACGAATATTTCACAGTAATGCGTTCGTTCATGTTGTATCGTCATACACGAAAATTACAGCGCGAACACATCCAAGGACTGAATGATGATACGACGTATGTTGACAGTACGCAAACCATTGAAGAATATATTTCACAAACCGATTGGCGAATTAATGCTAATGCAAATACTTCCTATTCTAACGCAGGTTTGGTAAACAATGTCGCTGGAAAAATCATCGCCAATTATTGGTTGGATAAAGTATATTCTAAAGAAGAAGGTTATGCGCACCGAAATGGTGATGTGCACATTCACGATTTGGATTGCCTTACGGGATATTGTGCCGGATGGAGTTTGCGTGTTCTGTTGAATGATGGTTTTAATGGTGTTCGTGGTCGTGTGGAAAGTAAAGCTCCGTCACATTTTAGAGAAGCTTTAGGACAAATGGCAAATTTCTTAGGGATTTTGCAAAGCGAATGGGCTGGAGCACAGGCATTCAGCTCTTTTGACACCTATTTGGCACCTTATGTTTTCAAGGACAATCTTTCATTTGATGAAGTTTTGAAAGCCGTTCGCAGTTTTGTTTATAATCTCAATGTTCCGGCACGATGGGGACAATCTCCATTTACGAATATTACTTTGGATTGGATTGTTCCAGCCGATTTGAAAGAACAAATTCCAACAAAAAATGACCATCATTTATTTGAAAAAATCACTAATGAAAGTGTTTTTATTCGAGCCAAAGAACGAGGCGTTACTTCGTTGACGGAAATGCGATATGAACATTTTCAGCCAGAAATGAACTTGATAAATAAAGCATATTATACCGTAATGACTGAAGGCGATGCCAATGGACAACCATTTACGTTTCCAATTCCAACAGTAAATATCACCGAAGATTTTGATTGGAATGGTGAAAACACCGAATTACTTTTTGAAAATACGGCTAAAATAGGTTCTTCTTATTTCCAAAATTTTATCGGAAGTCAATATATTTTAGATGAAAACGGAAACAAAGTCGAAAATCCAAATGCCTATAAACCAAATGCGGTTCGCAGTATGTGTTGTCGTTTGCAATTGGATTTGCGGGAATTATTGAAGCGTGGTAACGGACTTTTTGGAAGTGCAGAAATGACGGGAAGTATTGGTGTAGTTACCATAAATATGGCTCGTTTGGGTTATTTATATGAAGGAAATAAAGAAGAACTTTTCCGCCGATTGGATTATTTAATGGAATTGTCTAAATCTACTTTGGAGAAAAAACGAAAATTTATTCAGGAAATGTATGATCGAGGTTTGTATCCTTATACAAAACGTTATTTACCACATTTCAGAAATCATTTTTCGACCATTGGTGTAAACGGTATGAACGAAATGATACGCAATTTTACCGAAGACAAAGAAGATATTACAACTACTTTTGGTCATGAATTTTCTATGGAAATTTTGGAACATATTCGTAACCGAATGAAAGAATTCCAAGAAGAAACAGGAAACCTTTACAACCTTGAAGCTACGCCAGCAGAAGGAACAACCTATCGTTTTGCCAAAGAAGACAAAAAGCGTTATCCAAATATTCTTCAGGCAGGAATGGAAGAAAACGTTTATTACACCAACAGTTCGCAAATTCCAGTAGATTTCACTCAAGATCCGTTTGAAGCGTTATTAATGCAAGATAATTTACAATGTCAATATACCGGTGGAACGGTTTTGCATTTGTACATGAACGAAAGAATAAGCTCTTCCGAAGCTTGTAAAAATTTCGTCAAAACCGTTTTATCAAAATTCAAACTGCCATACATCACGGTAACGCCAGTTTTTAGCGTTTGTCCAGTTCATGGTTATTTAAACGGCGAGCATGAATTTTGCCCAAAATGTGATGAAAATTTATTAGAACAATTAAATAATGACACTTATGAAAACAAAAACTAA